Proteins co-encoded in one Novosphingobium sp. PP1Y genomic window:
- a CDS encoding queuosine precursor transporter encodes MSTQPDAQPHLTRLDGQTGARRHFRYFDYVMTAFVVILLLSNLIGAAKQAQVALPLVGTITFGAGVLFFPISYIIGDVMTEVYGYANARRCIWAGFFALLFMVVMSLVVVNIPAAPDWALASASYMVAGKEVTAPNQAAYYAIFGQTPRIVLASLVAFWAGEFVNSFVLARMKLLTAGRFLWMRTIGSTIFGEGVDSALFYPLAFLGVPGFTPHTVAMLALTQWIIKTLWEAVLTPATYLVVGFLKRREGVDVYDDNTDFNPFAKTNAV; translated from the coding sequence ATGAGCACGCAGCCCGACGCGCAACCCCACCTGACCCGCCTTGACGGTCAGACCGGCGCCCGCCGCCACTTCCGCTATTTCGACTACGTGATGACCGCCTTCGTGGTGATCCTGCTGCTGTCGAACCTGATCGGAGCGGCCAAGCAGGCGCAAGTCGCGCTGCCGCTGGTGGGCACGATCACCTTCGGGGCAGGAGTGCTGTTCTTCCCGATTTCCTACATCATCGGTGACGTCATGACCGAGGTCTACGGCTACGCCAATGCGCGCCGATGCATCTGGGCAGGCTTCTTCGCGCTGCTGTTCATGGTCGTCATGTCGCTGGTGGTCGTCAACATTCCCGCAGCGCCGGACTGGGCGCTCGCTTCGGCCAGCTACATGGTGGCGGGCAAGGAAGTGACTGCACCCAACCAGGCGGCCTATTATGCGATCTTCGGCCAGACGCCGCGGATCGTCCTTGCCTCGCTGGTCGCCTTCTGGGCCGGCGAATTCGTCAATTCCTTCGTGCTGGCGCGAATGAAATTGCTGACCGCGGGCCGCTTCCTGTGGATGCGCACGATCGGCTCGACGATCTTCGGCGAAGGCGTGGACAGCGCACTGTTCTATCCCCTGGCCTTTCTCGGCGTTCCCGGATTCACGCCGCACACGGTGGCGATGCTGGCGCTCACGCAATGGATCATCAAGACGCTGTGGGAAGCCGTGCTGACGCCCGCGACATACCTCGTCGTCGGTTTCCTCAAGCGGCGCGAAGGCGTGGATGTCTATGACGACAATACCGACTTCAACCCCTTCGCCAAGACGAACGCGGTCTGA
- a CDS encoding tetratricopeptide repeat protein, whose product MTQPTTTIFRPQRIALVLAGLVAAGAVGAAILRGDEVNTASGNAAMAASTSLPASASIDDLEKAAKDTPKDSAAWQRLGLAYFEAARFAEAANAYGKATELAPGTAVLWSALGEARVMASDRDPMPPRAVSAFEKAIAIDPKDPRSRYFMAVKRDLSGDHQGAVDDWIALLKDSPADAPWRADLVRTIEQVGKIHQIDVADKLAAANGKAASSAPAGASLPAAARGIPGPSAQDLANASRIAPGEQRNMAEGMVSRLEQRLESDPSNIDGWIMLMRSRRTLDQPEKAQKALTDAIAANPGKADYLRQQAGMLGIRDK is encoded by the coding sequence ATGACACAACCGACGACGACAATATTTCGTCCGCAAAGAATCGCTCTGGTACTTGCAGGACTTGTCGCCGCCGGGGCCGTGGGGGCTGCGATACTGCGCGGTGACGAGGTTAACACTGCATCAGGCAATGCTGCCATGGCCGCATCAACTTCTTTGCCGGCCAGTGCCTCGATCGACGATCTCGAGAAAGCGGCCAAGGACACGCCCAAGGATTCTGCAGCCTGGCAACGCCTTGGGCTCGCCTATTTCGAGGCGGCGCGATTCGCCGAAGCGGCAAACGCCTACGGCAAGGCAACCGAGCTGGCGCCCGGCACCGCCGTCCTCTGGTCCGCGCTTGGCGAGGCGCGGGTCATGGCCAGCGATCGCGATCCGATGCCGCCGCGCGCCGTCAGCGCTTTCGAAAAGGCCATCGCCATCGACCCCAAGGACCCGCGCTCGCGCTATTTCATGGCAGTAAAGCGCGACTTGTCCGGCGATCACCAGGGCGCCGTGGACGACTGGATCGCACTGCTGAAGGACAGTCCGGCCGATGCGCCCTGGCGTGCCGACCTCGTGCGCACCATCGAACAGGTGGGCAAGATCCACCAGATCGACGTTGCCGACAAGCTCGCCGCAGCGAACGGCAAGGCCGCCTCCAGCGCTCCGGCCGGCGCTTCACTTCCGGCTGCAGCCCGCGGCATTCCCGGCCCCAGCGCACAGGACCTCGCCAATGCCTCGCGCATCGCACCCGGCGAGCAGCGCAACATGGCCGAGGGCATGGTGTCACGCCTTGAACAGCGGCTGGAAAGCGATCCGTCCAATATCGACGGATGGATCATGCTCATGCGCAGCCGCCGCACGCTCGACCAGCCGGAAAAGGCGCAAAAGGCCCTCACCGACGCCATCGCCGCCAATCCGGGCAAGGCCGATTACCTGCGCCAGCAAGCCGGTATGCTCGGCATTCGGGACAAATAA
- a CDS encoding arylesterase, with amino-acid sequence MRSYKEKALRALTIALLTLPLALAACDKAATPPVAEETMSALDAPPAIPVMGPERPILAFGDSLLAGYGLNDGESYPDRLEQALRARGINARVINAGVSGDTTEAGLERLDFTLSSQKEKPELVIISLGGNDMLRGLPPATTRNNLEAILQRLKQENIKVVLLGMLAAPNLGKDYAAKFNPIYAQLSEKYDAALVPFFLQPVIDKPDLMQPDHMHPTALGVDAIVTATVDDVADALPTGAEAEASEAASDVAVPPTASAGEERMAR; translated from the coding sequence GTGCGATCCTACAAGGAGAAAGCCTTGCGCGCCCTGACAATTGCCCTGCTTACGCTCCCGCTGGCGCTGGCCGCCTGCGACAAGGCCGCGACGCCTCCGGTGGCCGAAGAGACGATGAGTGCGCTCGATGCGCCGCCGGCCATCCCGGTCATGGGGCCGGAGCGCCCGATCCTGGCCTTCGGGGATTCGCTGCTTGCCGGATACGGTCTCAACGATGGCGAGAGCTATCCTGACCGGCTCGAACAGGCCCTGCGCGCGCGCGGCATCAACGCAAGGGTCATCAATGCGGGCGTTTCGGGCGATACGACCGAGGCAGGGCTGGAGCGGCTCGACTTCACGCTGAGCAGCCAGAAGGAAAAGCCGGAGCTGGTCATCATCAGCCTGGGCGGAAACGACATGCTGCGCGGACTGCCTCCGGCGACGACACGCAACAACCTCGAGGCGATCCTGCAGCGCCTCAAGCAGGAAAACATCAAGGTCGTCCTGCTTGGCATGCTTGCCGCGCCGAACCTGGGCAAGGACTACGCGGCGAAATTCAACCCGATCTATGCGCAGCTCTCGGAGAAGTACGACGCGGCACTGGTGCCCTTCTTCCTCCAGCCGGTGATCGACAAGCCGGACCTGATGCAGCCGGACCACATGCATCCGACTGCGCTGGGCGTCGACGCCATCGTGACCGCCACGGTCGACGACGTGGCCGATGCCCTGCCGACCGGTGCGGAAGCCGAAGCCTCCGAAGCGGCATCGGACGTGGCGGTGCCGCCAACCGCCTCGGCCGGAGAGGAGCGGATGGCGCGCTGA
- the recF gene encoding DNA replication/repair protein RecF has product MALDRILLSRFRNHRETAVEGTAQFNLLVGENGAGKTNVLEAISLMAPGRGLRRAGLSDMPAQGSEGGFAVSALLMTPDGEPVRLGTGVAAERPGRRLVQINGAEAPAVRLAEWLSIGWLTPAMDRLFVEGAGARRRFLDRLVLAVRPDHAGHATRLENALRERNRLLSDDMPPDPRWLDAIELQIAEAGAAVASARADLVAQLDTTLAALPDSPFARPSLAYQPGGPIDAEPLARALREGRARDRAAQRTLTGPHRDEVVVTMAGKGQAAAECSTGEQKAMLIAITLAHSQLLEDNSGSRPRLLLLDEVAAHLDPVRREALFDRLRAGSAQVWLTGTELAPFDAIAEEAAIWEVRAGAVQRR; this is encoded by the coding sequence ATGGCCCTCGACCGCATCCTCCTGTCCCGTTTCCGCAACCACCGCGAGACCGCGGTGGAAGGCACGGCGCAGTTCAACCTGCTGGTGGGTGAGAACGGCGCGGGCAAGACCAACGTGCTCGAAGCGATCTCGCTGATGGCGCCGGGACGCGGCCTGCGCCGGGCCGGGCTCTCCGACATGCCCGCACAAGGCAGCGAAGGCGGCTTCGCGGTCAGCGCCTTGCTGATGACACCGGATGGCGAGCCGGTTCGCCTCGGCACAGGCGTTGCCGCCGAGCGGCCCGGGCGCCGCCTCGTCCAGATCAACGGAGCGGAAGCTCCGGCGGTACGGCTGGCCGAATGGCTCTCCATCGGCTGGCTGACCCCGGCGATGGACCGCCTTTTCGTAGAAGGAGCAGGAGCGCGGCGGCGGTTTCTCGACCGGCTGGTGCTGGCGGTGCGGCCCGACCATGCCGGGCACGCGACCCGTCTCGAGAACGCCCTGCGCGAACGCAACCGCCTGCTCTCGGACGACATGCCGCCCGATCCGCGCTGGCTCGATGCCATCGAACTTCAGATCGCCGAGGCCGGTGCGGCCGTCGCCTCCGCGCGCGCCGATCTCGTCGCCCAGCTCGACACGACACTGGCGGCGCTGCCGGATTCCCCTTTCGCGCGCCCCTCGCTCGCCTACCAGCCGGGCGGTCCGATCGATGCCGAGCCCCTCGCCCGGGCGCTGCGCGAGGGACGGGCGCGCGACCGCGCCGCGCAGCGCACGCTGACCGGCCCGCACCGCGACGAAGTGGTCGTGACCATGGCCGGCAAGGGCCAGGCCGCCGCCGAGTGTTCCACTGGCGAACAGAAAGCGATGCTGATCGCGATCACGCTCGCCCACTCTCAGCTGCTGGAAGACAATAGCGGCAGCCGGCCGCGCCTGCTTCTGCTTGACGAAGTGGCCGCCCACCTCGACCCCGTGCGCCGCGAAGCCCTGTTCGACCGCCTGCGCGCAGGTTCGGCGCAAGTCTGGCTCACCGGGACCGAACTCGCCCCCTTCGATGCGATTGCCGAGGAAGCGGCAATCTGGGAAGTGCGAGCAGGTGCAGTGCAGCGGCGCTGA
- a CDS encoding cyclic nucleotide-binding domain-containing protein has product MFGRHDEGEVVKDRVRIAIIGSGPAGMSAAGRAARLGMSHVLLEKTDHLSDTIFKYQKGKHVMATPSSLVLRSDFEFDAGKREQILGIWDEQAASNAITVRYKSEVTKIEGEKGAFVLTLKGGDTIEAEAVILAIGTQGNPNRLRCEGADMPHIQYQLDDPTEYVDEHITVVGTGDAGIENALGLAADPAQGNVVTILNRGTEFARAKEANVKLLMEAEAAGRIIIRNETTPAQVRPGELLLDTRDGQETIRCDRIIARTGSAPPRKFVEDCGIEFTSPEREAFPVLSPVFETTRPGIHVIGALAGYPLIKHCMNQGYDVVEFLNGNTGLKPADEPILAEKFAALPGRRSVDEWLELFGGRIEIFRDISALQLRELMLDSDVSAFRKGEAVFQRNEPGSSLFAIAEGSVAVEVNKDDPSITVPIGQGSIFGEVGLISGRRRGSTVRAAQDLIVVELSRSAALKMMATAPAAAKVVNRIAIERQLLQIFGSGLTPDDIAELVDGAEVKELRANEVLMKEGEEGTDIFIIRRGSMIVERQIGGKPVFLSYLPAGAYVGEMAVIDGSRRSATVRAAIKSEVIRLPGEAFVRLLARKPQLKQKAFAEMERRREINTFVEGRKENFSSVVDMYSQTAQFLVDNGIGEATDVLLIDETLCVGCDNCEKACADSHDGLSRLDREAGTTYAHLHVPTSCRHCEHPHCMADCPPNAIQRGPDGEVFIDETCIGCGNCQRNCPYGVIRMDSVPPKKPSILSWLFLGKGPGPGEPSKAWRKAHADGVERPKQAIKCDMCAGIDGGPSCVRACPTGAAIRVSPEAFLSVAKLAEGE; this is encoded by the coding sequence ATGTTCGGTCGGCACGACGAGGGGGAAGTTGTGAAAGATCGCGTCCGTATCGCTATTATCGGCTCCGGCCCCGCAGGCATGAGCGCGGCGGGCAGGGCGGCCAGGCTGGGCATGTCGCACGTCCTGCTGGAAAAGACCGATCACCTGTCCGACACCATCTTCAAGTACCAGAAGGGCAAGCACGTCATGGCGACGCCTTCCTCGCTGGTGCTGCGATCCGATTTCGAGTTCGATGCGGGCAAGCGTGAACAGATCCTCGGGATTTGGGACGAGCAGGCCGCAAGCAATGCGATCACTGTGCGTTACAAGTCGGAAGTCACCAAGATCGAGGGCGAAAAGGGCGCGTTCGTCCTGACGCTCAAGGGCGGGGACACGATCGAGGCCGAAGCGGTGATTCTGGCCATCGGCACCCAGGGCAACCCCAACCGCCTGCGCTGCGAAGGCGCAGACATGCCGCATATCCAGTACCAGCTGGACGATCCCACCGAATATGTGGACGAGCACATTACCGTCGTGGGTACCGGCGATGCCGGGATCGAGAACGCGCTGGGCCTGGCTGCCGATCCGGCGCAGGGCAATGTCGTCACGATCCTTAACCGCGGTACCGAATTCGCGCGAGCCAAAGAGGCTAACGTCAAGCTGCTGATGGAGGCCGAAGCCGCCGGACGCATCATCATCCGCAATGAGACGACGCCGGCGCAAGTGCGGCCCGGCGAACTTCTGCTCGATACCCGCGACGGGCAGGAAACCATTCGCTGCGACCGCATCATTGCGCGCACCGGCTCGGCCCCGCCGCGCAAGTTCGTCGAGGATTGCGGCATCGAATTCACCAGTCCCGAGCGCGAGGCCTTCCCGGTGCTGTCGCCGGTATTCGAGACGACGCGCCCGGGCATTCACGTCATCGGCGCGCTGGCGGGCTATCCGCTGATCAAGCACTGCATGAACCAGGGCTACGACGTCGTCGAATTCCTCAACGGCAATACCGGTCTCAAGCCTGCCGACGAACCGATCCTGGCGGAGAAGTTCGCGGCCCTTCCGGGCCGGCGCAGCGTCGATGAATGGCTGGAACTGTTCGGCGGCCGGATCGAGATCTTCCGCGACATTTCAGCGCTGCAACTGCGCGAACTGATGCTCGATTCCGACGTCAGTGCTTTCCGCAAGGGGGAGGCGGTATTCCAGCGCAACGAGCCGGGCTCCTCGCTCTTCGCCATCGCCGAAGGTTCGGTGGCGGTGGAGGTCAACAAGGACGATCCCTCCATCACCGTGCCGATCGGGCAGGGCTCCATCTTCGGCGAGGTCGGCCTCATTTCCGGCCGCCGCCGCGGCTCCACCGTGCGCGCGGCGCAGGACCTGATCGTCGTTGAACTTTCGCGTTCCGCCGCGCTGAAGATGATGGCGACGGCCCCGGCCGCGGCCAAGGTCGTCAACCGCATCGCGATCGAGCGCCAGCTCCTCCAGATATTCGGCTCGGGCCTCACCCCGGACGACATCGCCGAGCTGGTCGACGGGGCGGAAGTCAAGGAACTGCGCGCCAACGAAGTGCTGATGAAGGAGGGCGAGGAAGGCACCGACATTTTCATCATCCGCCGCGGTTCGATGATCGTCGAGCGCCAGATCGGCGGCAAGCCGGTGTTCCTCAGCTACCTTCCGGCCGGCGCCTATGTCGGCGAGATGGCCGTGATCGATGGCTCGCGCCGGTCCGCGACGGTGCGAGCGGCGATCAAGTCCGAAGTCATCCGCCTGCCGGGTGAGGCTTTCGTGCGTCTGCTGGCGCGCAAGCCCCAGCTCAAGCAGAAGGCCTTCGCCGAGATGGAGCGACGGCGCGAGATCAATACTTTCGTCGAAGGGCGCAAGGAGAACTTCTCGAGCGTCGTCGACATGTATTCCCAGACCGCGCAGTTCCTGGTCGACAACGGCATCGGCGAGGCGACCGACGTGCTGTTGATCGACGAGACGCTCTGCGTGGGATGCGACAATTGCGAGAAGGCCTGCGCCGACAGCCATGACGGCCTCTCACGGCTCGACCGCGAGGCGGGGACGACTTACGCGCATCTTCATGTACCGACTTCGTGCCGCCACTGCGAACATCCGCACTGCATGGCGGATTGCCCCCCCAACGCGATCCAGCGGGGCCCGGACGGGGAAGTCTTCATCGACGAGACCTGCATCGGCTGCGGCAATTGCCAGCGCAATTGCCCTTATGGCGTGATCCGCATGGATTCGGTGCCACCGAAGAAGCCCTCGATCCTCTCGTGGCTGTTCCTCGGCAAGGGGCCTGGGCCGGGTGAGCCGAGCAAGGCCTGGCGCAAGGCGCATGCCGACGGCGTCGAGCGGCCCAAGCAGGCGATCAAGTGCGACATGTGCGCCGGGATCGACGGCGGGCCCTCCTGCGTGCGCGCCTGCCCTACCGGGGCGGCAATCCGCGTTTCGCCGGAGGCCTTCCTCTCGGTCGCCAAGCTGGCGGAGGGCGAATAA
- a CDS encoding DUF805 domain-containing protein, with protein sequence MIEYMFMPFRRYAEFSGRSRRMEYWSFTLLNVIVIALLGLLAGVMGLSFSALAGGDVTGTLFSAGTMLPIALIGIYGLAVIVPSIAVTVRRLHDRDMSGWWYLGFIVLSMVPLVGFIANIALIVIMFLPGTPGPNRFGEDPKDPTGAQVFA encoded by the coding sequence ATGATCGAATACATGTTCATGCCGTTTCGGCGCTACGCCGAATTCTCAGGCCGTTCGCGGCGCATGGAATACTGGTCTTTCACCCTGCTCAATGTCATTGTCATCGCCCTGCTGGGCCTGCTGGCAGGCGTCATGGGGCTGTCGTTCTCGGCGCTGGCCGGCGGCGATGTCACCGGTACCCTGTTCAGTGCGGGAACGATGCTGCCGATAGCCCTGATCGGCATCTACGGCCTTGCAGTGATCGTGCCGAGCATCGCGGTCACGGTCCGCCGCCTGCATGACCGCGACATGAGCGGCTGGTGGTATCTGGGCTTCATCGTGTTGAGCATGGTGCCGCTGGTCGGCTTTATCGCCAACATCGCGCTGATCGTGATCATGTTCCTGCCCGGCACGCCCGGGCCGAACCGCTTCGGCGAAGATCCCAAGGACCCGACGGGCGCGCAGGTCTTCGCCTAA
- a CDS encoding ABC transporter ATP-binding protein: protein MGAVTSLSQHSNASIVARDLRLTLGNGGSAVEILKGVDLTVPQGQTLALLGPSGSGKSSLMSVLSGLERASSGTLSVAGEDFAGMDEDALARARRGRIGVVLQAFHLLPTMTALENVATPLELAGMSSARQRAHEELAAVGLDHRLSHYPAQLSGGEQQRVAIARALAPRPSLVFADEPTGNLDARTGSAIIDLLFARREESGATLLIITHDENLASHCERIVTIADGRIASDTLPA from the coding sequence ATGGGGGCGGTGACAAGCCTTTCCCAACATTCCAACGCCTCTATCGTTGCCCGTGACCTGCGCCTGACGCTGGGCAACGGGGGCAGCGCCGTCGAAATCCTCAAGGGTGTCGACCTGACCGTGCCGCAAGGCCAGACCCTCGCCCTGCTCGGCCCGTCCGGCTCGGGCAAGTCCTCTTTGATGTCCGTGCTTTCCGGACTGGAACGCGCAAGCTCGGGCACCTTGTCCGTTGCCGGTGAAGACTTCGCCGGGATGGACGAGGACGCGCTGGCCCGCGCCCGGCGCGGCCGCATCGGCGTGGTGCTGCAGGCCTTCCACCTCCTGCCGACGATGACCGCACTGGAAAACGTCGCGACGCCGCTGGAGCTTGCCGGGATGTCCTCGGCCCGCCAGCGCGCCCATGAGGAACTGGCAGCCGTCGGCCTCGACCATCGCCTCAGCCACTATCCCGCACAGCTGTCGGGCGGCGAACAGCAGCGCGTGGCCATCGCCCGTGCCCTGGCCCCGCGTCCCTCGCTGGTTTTCGCCGACGAGCCGACCGGCAATCTCGATGCGCGAACCGGATCTGCGATCATCGACCTGCTCTTTGCCCGGCGCGAGGAGAGCGGCGCGACGCTGCTGATCATCACCCACGACGAGAACCTCGCCAGCCATTGCGAGCGGATCGTGACCATCGCCGACGGGCGCATCGCCAGCGACACGCTGCCGGCATGA
- a CDS encoding ABC transporter permease has product MNATLPWATAWTIARRDLSARFKGLRLLLVCLFLGVGAIAAIGTLTGSIESELATRGRQILGGDVELRVWQRGLTDAERRALQSLGTISDGLRMQAIAQKGELTAPVALKAVAPDWPLYGKLTLRDGRKVGAPPEGTVWIAQGTAERLGVKVGDSFRLGGQPQKVGGIIASDPEQLGEGFSLGDTAISAIGLPERAGLTAPGAMYRSAIRLKLKDGRDPDAVKEQIEKHFPDAGFEIRTRDRAAPSTERFVRRMGEFLVLVGLAALVIAGIGIGGGVSSYLEARRNSIATLKVLGATSGDIARIYLLQVGVAALAGSLAGLLAGVLVTPLLAEALGSLLPVDTGFTVSPVALATAAAYGLLVALVFAAPPLVRARSFPAMALMRARVSPLSADRKALLLPVGMGLAAIVALALLNAAQPMVTSGFLAGAALMLGMLALLGHGIGFLARRLPRPANPMLRAGLANLHRPGSQTGALVTALGFGLSAFVLIAGVQTSLEANIRRTLPARAPDFFVLDVPQDRADEFRNAVEQTVPGAGIKLVPNLRGRILAYGPKDQMTRVSDLDEIPEGAWALRGERGLTYSVNVPDGSSVTSGTWWPQLYRGEPLVSLDEKFADTVGLKVGDYVTIGLLGVERTARVAALRRIDWDTMGFNFVLVFSPNALADAPHKLAATIEVPSGTSTAGLLPKLARAFPSSSVIETGSILREARDLLSQMSTAILAAASVAVLAGLAVLFGAIAAARASRTYDNVILRVLGASRGQLLALQVAEYGLIALVLALVALASGSAMAWAVIVKLFEFEWLPDWPRVIAVLCAGLALILTFALAGSLPLLRAKPARALREL; this is encoded by the coding sequence ATGAACGCAACGCTGCCCTGGGCCACCGCCTGGACCATCGCGCGGCGCGATCTTTCGGCGCGGTTCAAGGGGCTGAGGCTACTGCTTGTCTGCCTGTTCCTGGGCGTGGGCGCGATTGCGGCCATCGGCACACTGACCGGCTCGATCGAGAGCGAGCTGGCAACGCGCGGGCGGCAGATCCTGGGCGGTGACGTCGAACTGCGTGTCTGGCAGCGCGGGCTGACCGATGCCGAACGCAGGGCCCTGCAATCGCTCGGCACGATTTCGGACGGCTTGCGCATGCAGGCGATTGCCCAGAAGGGCGAGCTTACTGCCCCGGTCGCGCTCAAGGCGGTCGCCCCCGACTGGCCGCTCTACGGCAAGCTCACCTTGCGCGACGGGCGCAAGGTCGGCGCGCCGCCCGAGGGGACCGTGTGGATCGCGCAAGGAACCGCCGAGCGGCTGGGCGTGAAAGTGGGTGACAGCTTCCGTCTGGGCGGCCAGCCGCAGAAGGTCGGGGGGATCATCGCTTCCGACCCGGAACAGCTCGGCGAAGGATTTTCGCTGGGAGACACCGCGATATCGGCCATCGGCCTGCCAGAGCGCGCGGGATTGACCGCGCCAGGGGCCATGTACCGTAGCGCGATCCGCCTCAAGCTGAAGGACGGACGCGATCCCGACGCGGTCAAGGAGCAGATCGAAAAGCACTTCCCCGATGCCGGTTTCGAGATCCGCACCCGCGACCGCGCCGCGCCATCGACCGAACGCTTCGTGCGGCGCATGGGCGAATTCCTCGTCCTCGTCGGTCTGGCCGCGCTCGTCATCGCAGGCATCGGCATCGGCGGCGGGGTTTCCTCCTACCTCGAGGCGCGGCGCAACTCGATTGCCACTCTCAAGGTGCTGGGCGCGACCAGCGGCGACATCGCGCGGATCTACCTGCTGCAGGTCGGCGTCGCCGCCTTGGCGGGCAGTCTTGCAGGGCTGCTGGCGGGCGTGCTGGTCACACCGCTGCTGGCCGAGGCGCTCGGCTCCCTGCTGCCGGTCGACACAGGCTTCACCGTGTCTCCTGTCGCGCTCGCCACGGCTGCGGCCTACGGGCTTCTCGTCGCGCTGGTCTTTGCCGCGCCGCCACTGGTGCGGGCGCGCTCCTTCCCGGCAATGGCGCTGATGCGCGCGCGGGTTTCTCCGCTTTCGGCCGACCGCAAGGCCCTGCTTTTGCCGGTCGGCATGGGACTTGCGGCCATTGTCGCGCTGGCGCTGCTCAATGCCGCGCAGCCGATGGTGACCTCGGGCTTCCTGGCGGGCGCGGCGCTGATGCTGGGCATGCTGGCGCTTCTCGGACACGGCATCGGTTTTCTCGCGAGGCGCCTGCCGCGCCCGGCCAACCCGATGCTGCGCGCAGGACTTGCAAACCTGCACCGACCCGGCTCGCAGACCGGCGCGCTGGTCACAGCGCTTGGCTTCGGCCTCTCCGCCTTCGTGCTCATCGCGGGCGTGCAGACCAGCCTCGAGGCCAATATCCGCCGTACCCTGCCCGCCCGCGCGCCCGACTTCTTCGTGCTCGACGTACCGCAGGACCGCGCCGACGAATTCCGCAATGCCGTCGAGCAGACCGTCCCCGGTGCCGGGATCAAGCTGGTGCCCAACTTGCGCGGGCGGATCCTCGCCTATGGGCCGAAGGACCAGATGACGCGCGTGTCCGACCTCGACGAGATCCCCGAGGGCGCCTGGGCCCTGCGCGGCGAAAGGGGCCTGACCTATTCAGTGAACGTCCCCGACGGCAGTAGCGTGACTTCCGGCACGTGGTGGCCCCAGCTCTATCGCGGCGAACCGCTCGTCTCGCTCGACGAGAAATTCGCCGATACCGTCGGCCTCAAGGTGGGCGACTACGTGACCATCGGCCTGCTCGGCGTGGAGCGGACCGCCCGGGTGGCCGCGCTGCGCCGGATCGACTGGGACACGATGGGCTTCAACTTCGTGCTGGTCTTCTCGCCCAATGCCCTTGCCGATGCGCCGCACAAGCTGGCCGCGACCATCGAGGTGCCTTCCGGCACTTCGACCGCCGGCCTTCTGCCGAAACTGGCGCGCGCATTCCCGTCGAGTTCGGTGATCGAGACCGGCAGCATCCTGCGCGAAGCACGCGATCTGCTCAGCCAGATGTCGACCGCGATCCTTGCCGCGGCGTCGGTTGCCGTGCTGGCGGGGCTGGCCGTGCTGTTCGGCGCTATCGCCGCTGCGCGCGCCAGCCGTACCTACGACAACGTGATCCTGCGCGTTCTGGGGGCGAGCCGGGGCCAGCTGCTCGCCCTGCAGGTGGCCGAATACGGCCTGATCGCGCTGGTACTCGCCCTCGTCGCGCTGGCAAGCGGCAGCGCCATGGCTTGGGCGGTGATCGTCAAGCTGTTCGAATTCGAATGGCTGCCCGACTGGCCCCGCGTGATCGCGGTGCTGTGCGCCGGGCTGGCCCTGATCCTGACTTTCGCGCTCGCCGGTTCGCTGCCGCTGCTGCGTGCGAAGCCGGCGCGCGCGCTTCGGGAGCTTTAG